In one Nicotiana sylvestris chromosome 8, ASM39365v2, whole genome shotgun sequence genomic region, the following are encoded:
- the LOC138874940 gene encoding uncharacterized protein, which translates to MSVLQTAEASIDIVIGILTIQSHDMYALIDLGSTLSYVIPFVVMEFGIEPDQLHEPFSVSTPVGEYITVARVYRGCVVTVRGWDTTADLIELGMVDFDVIMGMDWLYSCFAKLDCRTRTMRLEFPNEPIVEWKGDNIVSKGRFISYLKAAKMIKKGCIYHLVWVTDTNAEAPSLESVPVVNEFPDVFLDELSGIQPDREIDFGIDVMPGTQPISIPPYRMAPTELKELQEQLKDLLEKGFIRSSVSPWDTPVLFVRKKNGSMRMCIDYQ; encoded by the coding sequence atgagtgtTCTCCAGACTGCAGAGGCTTCTATAGATATTGTTATAGGTATTCTGACTATCCAATCTCATGAtatgtatgcacttattgacctcggttccaccttgtcctatgttatCCCTTTTGTTGTAATGGAATTCGGGATAGAACCAGATCAGCTTCATGAGCCATTTTCGGTGTCTACTCCGGTTGGTGAGTATATTACGGTTGCTCGAGTTTATAGAGGTTGTGTTGTTACAGTACGGGGTTGGGATACCACAGCTGATCTTATTGAGTTAgggatggtcgattttgatgtaataatgggaatggattggctttattcatgctttgccaagcttgattgtcggactagaactatgaggcttgaatttcctaatgagcccattgttgaatggaagggagataacATAGTGTCGAAGGGtcggtttatttcctaccttaaggccgcgaagatgatcaagaaggggtgtatctatcatttagtttGGGTGACGGATACCAATGCCGAGGCGCCTAGCCTTGAGTCTGtaccagttgtgaatgaatttccggATGTCTTTCTAGATGAGCTCTCTGGGATTCAaccagatagggagattgattttgggattgatgtgatgccaggcacgcagcctatatcaattccaccttacagaatggcaccgACGGAACTGAAAGAGCTACaagaacaattgaaggatttgctagaaaagggtttcatccggtcgagtgtgtcaccgtgggacacaccggtcttgtttgtaagaaagaaaaACGGGTCgatgcggatgtgtattgactaccagtaa